The Onychomys torridus chromosome 4, mOncTor1.1, whole genome shotgun sequence genome includes a window with the following:
- the Tmem127 gene encoding transmembrane protein 127, whose protein sequence is MYAPGGAGLPGGRRRRSPGSSALPKQPERSLASALPGALSITALCTALAEPAWLHIHGGTCSRQELGVSDVLGYVHPDLLKDFCMNPQTVLLLRVIAAFCFLGILCSLSAFLLDVFGPKHPALKITRRYAFAHILTVLQCATVIGFSYWASELILAQQQQHKKYHGSQVYVTFAVSFYLVAGAGGASILATAANLLRHYPTEEEEQALELLSEMEENDPYPAEYEVINQFQPPPAYTP, encoded by the exons ATGTACGCCCCTGGAGGCGCAGGGCTGCCGGGAGGGCGCCGGCGGAGGAGCCCGGGAAGCAGCGCTCTGCCCAAGCAGCCGGAACGGAGCCTGGCTTCGGCCCTGCCTGGCGCCCTGTCCATCACGGCACTCTGCACTGCCCTGGCGGAGCCCGCTTGGTTGCACATCCACGGAGGCACCTGTTCCCGCCAGGAGCTGGGGGTCTCGGACGTGCTGGGCTATGTGCACCCGGATCTGCTGAAAG ATTTCTGCATGAACCCCCAGACAGTGCTGCTCCTGAGGGTCATTGctgccttctgcttcctgggCATCCTGTGTAGTCTCTCTGCATTCCTTTTGGATGTCTTTGGGCCCAAGCACCCAGCTCTGAAGATTACTCGCCGCTATGCCTTCGCGCACATCCTCACTG TCCTACAGTGTGCTACCGTCATTGGCTTTTCCTACTGGGCTTCTGAGCTCATCCTGGCCCAGCAGCAACAGCATAAGAAGTACCATGGCTCCCAAGTCTATGTCACCTTTGCTGTTAGCTTCTACCTGGTGGCAGGAGCTGGCGGAGCCTCCATCCTGGCTACTGCAGCCAACCTCCTGCGCCACTATCCAACGGAGGAAGAAGAACAGGCGCTGGAGCTCCTATCTGAGATGGAAGAGAATGACCCCTACCCAGCAGAGTATGAAGTCATCAACCAGTTCCAGCCACCCCCTGCCTACACACCTTAA